The DNA window AGTCAACGCGGCTGAACGAGCATGGGATTCCTGGCACGCAGGTATCGAGTACAACGTCTGCGATGAAGACGACTACATCCCAACGATGTCACCATTGTGGCGCATCGCGTTTGAAGCGGGGGCGGAGTGGAAAGCCAAGGGGGAGAAATGAGCGATTGCACATGCGGCGGCTGGCTGGATTCTGGTGAGCTGGATAAAAACCTTGATGAACAGGCCAAAGCCTACGCACTGTCGGAGTTTGTTGGTCGGCCCATTGAGCCGCAAACACTCCCGCCTATGACTGGGCCGGTCACGATGCAGGACGGCACGGTGGTGACGCCACATGACCCCGTGCAGCGACCCACGCACTACCAGCAATTCGGCGTCGAGGTCATCGACATCATACGCCACGTCCTGGGGCCGGAAGGGTTTCGCGCCTATTGCATCGGCAACGAGTTGAAGTACAGGCTTCGGGCTGGTGACAAAGGCGATGCAGCGCAGGACATAGCCAAGGCCATGAAGTACCGTGAATTTAGGGAGGGAAAATGACTCAGGAACAGGCTTTCGGGATGCTGGCCGCACGGCTGGAACATGCGAGGAAGGAACATCCGGTGTTTGCCATCGACGATGAAGACGCAGTACAAATTATTTTTGACGAGTGTGACGAGCTGGCCGACGCCGTTGCGTTTGAGAGTCGTCGCCGCGTCATTGACGAAGCACTTGACGTTGCGGCCACGGCGATGAGGTTGGTGATGGGGGAGGTGGACGAATGACCGAGCACGACCACACGCCACCGATTATCAGGGACGGGGCACAATGGCTTACGGACAACCAACTCAAGATCACCATTGACGGACATGTGTTTGTCAGAACGTGGGACGAATCAATGCGGCTGGCAAAGAGCATTGTCGAGGCCCTGCAACTGGAGAGGCCCTGATGGCCGCCTCAGTCTCCATGCCCCAACTAGAGCGCATAATGGGCCGGGAGTCTGCGCATATGTTTGGCCTCGGCTGGGGCGGACTGCTCTGGTACTGCCCCAAGCGCCCGAGCGAGGAGCTGGTGGAGTGCGTCGGGGAGGCTGGGGCCGCTGCGCTCTGCAAGCACTATGGCGGGGAGAACATCAGCATCACAAACGACCTGATTCAGCCGCCAAGCCTCAAGTCCCAGATCATCCCGCTGATCGAGCAGGGGTTGAGTCACAACGAGATCGCCATGATCCTGGGCTGCCACTGGCGTCATGTGGCCGGGGTCAAGCAGGCGATGCGCGAAGACGGCACCACGCCTGCGCACCGGGCCAGGCTTCGGCGGTCGAAGAATTGTGGCGTGGCGCGGTTGCCGATGTGACCTAAGGACTAAACGACTTTTTGAAAAGCGAAAGCCCGCAGTCGAAGGACTAACGGGCTTTTTCATTTTTTGCGGATCGGCAAGGACTAAACGACTTTTTGAAACTACAAGGACTAACGGGCTTTTTCAAAAACTAAGGACTAACGGGCTTTTTTCCCAGGGAAGGACTAGATGGCTTTTTGAAATTCTTGATCCGCCCAGGCTTCGGACATGCTCAAACCGGGCCGTCCGTTTCCGGCTGGGTGCGCAGGCCAGGCGCGGACCTGGTCGGCTTGTTCCGGGGGCACGCCCGAAGCGTGGTCGGGTCAAGGAGCTGGTGGCGGAAACATATCAGTCCGTTCGGGCTTGTATAGATTCGCATTGTGTGCATATAATGACATGGACGCCCGGAGATGGCTTTTCACCTCGTTTCCTGCGCTAAAAATATTTTCGAATTATTTTTAAATAATCGTTGACACACTCGCAATGCGTGCATATATATAGGTCAACAAGGACGGCATAGGGCCGGACGAAAAAACCAGGGAGGATGACACCATGTTGACGATGACCGAAAAGAGAGAGCTTGGACGATACCTGCGCAATCGCTACGAATCCACTAATGGCCGCAACGTGCGCTTTGCCGATGACGGCGCGGTGTCCATCATGGTCGACGCCATGCCCAACACCAGCCAGGCGGGAAGGATTTTCGCGGGTTGGGATGCCGAGTTGCTGCGCGAGGCTCACCGTGAAGCCTAATTACTGCACGCAAAACAACGGGGAGTGCGCCGGGTGCTCCATGTCGAACTACGGGCGAGACTGTCGCAACCGTGCGATCTCCCCAGCTCCGGAGCAGGTTAAGGCGGCAAGAGTGGCCGCAGGGCTCACGCAAGAAAGGGCCGGGGCTATGATCGGAGCAACGCGCAGAGCCTGGCAGGAGTGGGAGGCCGGCAGGCGCAATATGCCGGCCGCGAAGTGGGAACTTTTTTTGATTAAAACCAAGGGGGAGAAAATGCTGAACAAGTACAATGCAATTAATCTTATGGCCACAACCGCACTCGGCATTGAGAAGTTTGAGAT is part of the Deltaproteobacteria bacterium genome and encodes:
- a CDS encoding DUF3310 domain-containing protein; amino-acid sequence: MSDCTCGGWLDSGELDKNLDEQAKAYALSEFVGRPIEPQTLPPMTGPVTMQDGTVVTPHDPVQRPTHYQQFGVEVIDIIRHVLGPEGFRAYCIGNELKYRLRAGDKGDAAQDIAKAMKYREFREGK